Part of the Rhinoderma darwinii isolate aRhiDar2 chromosome 2, aRhiDar2.hap1, whole genome shotgun sequence genome, ggtgacagagcctctttaaggggaagTGTTTAATCGGAATGATACTTTCATCTTATATATATTAATACAGAGTGATACATTGAATCCAAATTTGTTTTACCAACTCAATAATCAAATGATGAAAACCCAGGCTTTTTCCTGCTTCCACAGGCGTCCATGCAGGCAGCTTACCGCCTTGCTTAATGAGTGCCAGCTCCTGCACTCTGGGCCATGGTTTTGCCCCTGTGCATCAAACCCTCCTGGATGATGTTACGACAGCAGACTTCAAGCAAGATTTCAGAAGAAAGAACAAAGCTATTGAGGAGCCCATTGATATCGACTCCCCAGAAATCAGAGAATTGGAAAAGTTTGCCAATGAATTCAAAGTGAGAAGGATTAAGCTGGGTATGGATCTCTTACTGATGATGTATTGAATGATAATGTATTAAATGACCACTAAACCTAAAATCTGCAGTAGATAATAATAAAACGTATAAATAGTACAGCTAATAGAGGTATGTGAGATAAAATAGTGATCATAGTGGCAGACATTTTCTAAATTTGATAGCATTAATTCTATTCTAGAAGAATATTAGCCTCTACTTAGCCTGACATGGCCGATAACAGGGAAATATAAGTTACAATCAACTGCTCAGCAAATGGAgataaactttaaaggggttctgtCTTCCATAGAGACAGACCACACGACTGCTTTAAGACCTGTGGTAAGAGGCATACCGGCACTGAACTGCTTCTTCGTCTTCCCGACATATAGTCATAGCTTTTtcttgcagctgccactaggggcgcTCACTGTGTCACTGCTTTGTCTAGTATTGCAACACAGCCCCATTGAATACAAGACATTAAAATACATGGCAGTAATACATGTCTGATTTTGTGGGTCCCAACGATGACACCCCACGACCCTAAACCTGAGGCAAGAGGGGGCCAGTGGCAGTCTATATTGAAGTTTATGGGGAGTGACAGATTGTATGAGACAACCAAGTGTTTGATCAGCTATTTCTGTAATTCTTCAATAAATACCAGCAGAATCAATGATCGCCATTCTCCCATTCGATGGATTAACACTGATCAgacacttctgacatatcatatggATATCCTATGTCTGAATACTCCTTTTATGTGCTGTGTTAATCCTTTTTCTCCCTGACATATAAATCTGTTTATTAATCTCAAGCAGGTTACACTCAGACAAATGTTGGAGAAGCCCTAGCTGCTGTTCATGGCTCCGAATTCAGCCAAACAACCATCTGCCGCTTTGAAAATTTACAGCTGAGTTTTAGGAACGCCTGTAAATTAAAGTCCATCCTGTCCAAGTGGCTGGATGAAGCAGAACAAGTTGGAGGTAAAGTAAATGGCCATAAATGTTTCGTTTTGTTACCCTAAATGAACTATAAACTGTCTGAtaaaataacaccactatatgtcAGCCTTATTATTTTACCTGACATCAGGTTCATAAAGAGGTTTATTGTACCTGACAGGATTTTAAGCCATGACAGCTACTTCAAGAAAAATTAGGCCGGCAGCAGAACATAACCTAAAATGGATAAAATAAAACTCCCAGTCAAATGAGATACTCAGTTATCCCAGATCTTAAAGCGAACctctcaccagcatttcacctattaaaccagcaatacctggtgatagtgggtgaaaaataatttctatataacctataattgtcttcttagtcggctctgtacctttagtattcagttttttagtgttcccacgccgtatgctaatgagcataaaagagtcaaatcttcattcctcaagtcttcctgagttgaccccgcctccttacttttgattgacagctgctcgccttcccccagcacacaaaatcccacgcttgtgcattgatgtcctcttctggtgtgtgcgcacaaagggacaccggattattacgataaaaagagcGAAATGTTCgtggaccgttatttacagttggaggaggagtttaggagaggggataacggcaatgaacttctgatagcagcggccagtgaggaataagtaaagttcaataggtgaaatgctggtgacaggttccctttaaaagagaATGGTATTTTTCGCATATTGGTCTCCATTTCTAAAGAGTGACAGTTCTACTGTATAATCTATTGATAATAAACTTAATAGTAATGTCCATGAACCTCAAATGTAAAAAACATATGAGATCTGTATTCTATGAAGAACTTTAATCTGACCCCAGTGGAATATTGCAGATTTATTATTAGTGTTGTTGGAGAAGAATTATTCCCAAAATGTGCCAGTAATTCTCCCCCATGAAGCACATTCCAGATTTCTCAACAGAGCAAGTGCCCTATTAAAGAATCTACTGCATGTGTTGGAAAAAGTGGCGCTGGGGCTTCATAATTTTGACATTCTGTTTGAAAACTAGGAAAAATGCATTGATAAATTTGCCCCAATGtgcaaaatttattaaaatggtgCATGTGGCGTGTCGATGGTCACATTAAACAGATTTCTCATCGTTACACCACCTTTTGGATGGACGTATATgataatttggtgcattttaagactcctctttgccactctgctttttctagacacttttaaaaatTCTTAAGGTAGgcgtaaaacacataataaatttgaagCATGCCAAgtactccatttttttttacccatacTGCCTCATTTTGCTTAGCTAATATCCCCCATTGTGTTAACATGTATAGCCTCAAGAATAGAAATAAAAGGGATGACATGACTGAACCCCATGTTATATACAAATGAGCTATCCTCCAAATATTGAGTGATATATAAGAGTGATATTAGCCAACCAGAGActatctgtagacagcactgttttggAGCATTTGTCACGatgcgcagcacagcagcaggatgtccaagGCCGCGgtcatcgaggggtaagttagaacgacggaccgcggccgcggccatagacgttacacgttACACAGTTTCCTACTGAAGGACAGCTAATTTGCAaacttttcccagggagcattgcctatAAGAATCCCTacaccagctggatctccacaagcaGTACCAATACCTTACAAGCTCTATATTATCGTTAAGCTCCACCAAAACAATCTGTATGTTCCTGAAACCATCAACAAACATGCCAGCTACTACTCCCTAAAGATGATAAGCGTCATGTCTATGGTGCTAAAAGTGATTGCTTCCCACTTgaataagactctgttcacaccacaaGTGCATTTGCATATGCACTTTCTGACATAAGCATTGTTGTACCCACAGACTTCAGTagccaaatgtatgccaaaagagtgtccctttGGCACATTTGGCTGGTATATTTCAGGACgccttttttttaactgtattgagAAACCTAGTCAACTACAGTTTTCAGTACTATGGGATCACACAAAAAATTTATTCCACGCAGCATAAGATTACTTTACAATGGGAGACATGGCACAGGCATACACTTAAATATGTCCGTTGCTTATGTTCATCagtaaatgtgatgtgaacagagtcctCGTAATATTTTACATTAtaagtataatataatacacaggacctcccaataaaaaaaaaaaaaatcaataaaagaaaaaaaaaattctgcagatTTGTATCAGACATTTGATGTAATGATAAGTTGTTATTTTGCCTCCACACAGCCTTGTACAATGAAAAGATTGGGGGGAATGAACGTAAAAGAAAACGCAGAACAACTATAAGGTAAAAAGCCCTTTGCTAGAAACATCTGTATATCTtggaaaatataatattacaggttttgagtactagattctggagatgggacgttgatccagggatttattctgactgcaatattggagtcagggaggaattttccccctaatgaggcaactggaatcaacctcatgggggttttgccttcctctggattagcacggtaggattataggttggacttgatagaCCTGagtcttttttcaactttatcaactatgtaactatgtataaaaGCCAAATACTCCACCAGCAGCCAAGCAGTGGTCTCTTAGTGGCCAAGACAGGGCTTTAAAAATGTGGTCCCTAAAGTTGGACATGATAGCGGTTGGATGGACAATCATTCTGCTGGCAGGACAGCTGTCAGTCCTAATTCATCCAGTGACATACATGTTTGGCTCTGCTGAGCAAgcatgtccatatatatatacagtatgtatggttGTGTCATACAGCATTAGTAGCCACTCACACACATTGTCCAACTGTGTATAGACCAAACTTTGTAGACAGTTGTCCTTCATGGTGCTCTAGGACTACTCTGCCTAACCCTCATTTGGGCCCTGACCTGGGGTACCACAAAGAAGGAATTACAGAGAGGTCATAGAGACCACCTTGTTGGAGTGAAAGAGGTCTCCATAGGTTTGTGCAGTACATAGATTTTTTTCTTGTATAGCAGGACTCAGTGTAAAAGGACAAATATCCAAAAAGGTCAACCAGGGAAGGGGATATTAGTGCAAAGAAGTAAACAAAAGGTCgttttcttgttttttctttcaataaaagtaaactttattatttcatatttatTAAAGTCTGGCTTCACTGCATTAGCTGTCTGCTCATGAAGAAAAACGTTCTTGTTTTAACATTTGGAAATCAGAAATAGGTACAGCCGTTCCCccgatctcccccccccccataggtacCATTAAAAGCATTATATTTGCCAATACTTTTGCCATACTAGTGCCAGTGTCTGTGTAGTGCCAAGTGCCATCCTAAATGTTATCATAATAGTGACAATAACACTACCCTATAACAGTGAAGCCACAGTTTCCTTTTAGCAATGCCAGCCACTATTCCTCCCatagcagtgacagccacagtgccagaATACAGTATatgttatttttcttttgttgtaGTTAAAGACAATATTACCACAGAaaccacagtgtccccataacagtaaaACCATACTGCCAGCCCCCATTAGAGCCAGGCACATTGCCCACCTAGCAGTGACTCACAATGTCTCCATAGCATTGCTACTATGCCCCCACAAGTCctggtcacagtgcccacataagtgCCACCACTGCTGAAGGAATGCCTGAAGTTTGACGCTGAAAGTATCATATTTTACACTTGTCTGCAGTGTTTTAGCGtctccatggttttttttttcttatactaCTTACAGCATAGCTGCAAAAGAAGCTTTGGAATCACATTTTGGAGAACAGAGTAAACCCTCGTCACAAGAAATCATGAGGATGGCCGAAAGTCTCAACCTGGAAAAGGAAGTTGTTCGAGTTTGGTTCTGTAATCGCAGACAGAGAGAGAAGAGAGTGAAGACCAGCCTGCACCAGAATTCTTTTACCACATTTTCTAAAGATCACCATGAGTGCAGATGAAACCAGAGAACACAAGCATCACACCGCACTTTAGATATAACATTAATAATGTACAGGCAACTATACAATAGCAGCTAACTACCGGCTTATATAACTGAGACACAGCAACATTAGTCCACATGGTTTACTTTTAGCTTAATTGTAGTCTTATATATGAGTTGTCCTGCTGGttgtccttggaaacagacaacGGTTTAGCGCCACCCTGCTGTCAGACGTGATGTCTGTAACTGGGTTACTGATCTAAGCTCCCACAATACACTGCTCTCTGGAAAGTTGTGCATTGGGGACCACtagatatttattttttgagACATAAGTAGAGTAGAAAACATAATGTAACTCAAAATCAATACAACACAAGTAAAGCAAAGTTACTTAACTTCTTATGTTGATTTTAACAATGAAACATTGTAAAGTGTTATTCCAAAGCAGAGTTTTCCTTCCAAGGGGATCTGTCACCTTcactgatatgtctgttttcgaaaatacttgtattccccacatagtaacaattctggagcatctatcattagaactttgtgttgtgccattcctctgttattcttcctggaaatgtacgAACAAATCGACAACTGAGGGTTACTATTTGCCTTGTCAGTCCAGTGTGTCACTGCACAGTTTGACAATGTCAGCACCAATTAGACaggcagaaaaatggacaaggaggcagcacttccaaaatgtagaaaaacctttattcacccatgcaacgtttcaatccctcaggatctttctcaagcatgcttgagaaagatcctgagggattgaaacgttgcatgggtgaataaaggtttttctacattttggaagtgctgcctccttgtccatttttctgcctgatattgaggaccttgGACCAGGTTCTGAAGAGGCGTGCACCCTCCTGGTGGTTCGGTGCTGTGGTAACTCTTTACTTTTAGCACCAATTAGACAGACGCTCAGTTGTCCATTTATGCAAACATTTCCAGTAGGAAGTACAGCAAATCCGCTATAAAATCCAGATTTGTTCACATAGGATTTCTCAATGTATGTCTTGTATGGAAGTCTGCGGCGTATGCCACTGTACAGGCATACAATGGCACATGTTGCACATCGTATACCATAAGACGTATATCAcgcaataattgttttgtttttttactatacCCCTCTGTATAGAATAGCCTAGTTTATGCAATTCTAACCAACAAAAGAAAAGGTAACGCACAGGCATATGCCAAAAGGAGACTGTTTTGGCATATGGTGGGTGAATGGAGCACTGTGGATACGTTCGGCGTATGCAAAGGAAGCTTTTTTTGCCGGCGCATATACTGAACCTGGGGCTCTAACActatgtgaacggagcctaactcCTGaagattttgaggcagacttattACCATATAAGAAACAGAAATACCCTTATCTTCCCCTAATTCATGGTAAGCCTCAGAGGCATTGACGATGCTCCTGGGACATGATGCAAAATTTTACAATGACCCCCCCCCAACTATAACAGGACATTTATATCACTATTATCCTCGTATGTGAGAGAAGGGTCTTTGGGTGTCCTTAGACGTTAGTGCCAAGGTTACACCCCTATATGAACCCCATTGTTAagccttaaaggggatttcccatcttggacatttatggcagatttacaggatatgccacaaaagtccgatagatgcgggtcccacctctgggacccgcacctatctgtagaacggggcacctaaacctcgttctagcttactcggctcccgctgcctcccggccacatcctggttaggttacggaaacagcgtaccaCGGTGATCACTCGGCTGTTTCtgcaactcccgaccacctaaccaggaagtagccgggaggcagcgggaggcGCGTAAGCTTgttcggggtttaggggccctttCTAGAAATAGGTTCTATCGATCtttcggacttttatggcatatcttgtggatatgccataaatgtccaaggtgGAAAAATCCCTTTAACAAAATCTAATAGAGTCCCTTTCATTTATTATGGTTTAAATAACTGATCTGTCAATTCTCATTGTatttaatgtttattttattttgtgtattTCTCTGTGTGGTCTGTAGCTgtcaatataatttatttattatttatactgcACTAAAATAAACTTGTATGGAAACTCTGTGTTTTCTTGTAACGTAGTTGCTGTATGCAATATTACCACAAGAgggcagatttatttatttattttttaaaaataatgggaAACTTGAATCTCCATAGTTAAATTTAATTTAGGAGTTTGTTTTACACGGTTTTGCGAAAATCTCATTTTAAAAGAATTTGTGTGCTTCACCTGTaaaggtatatattatatacatctaaaTAAACACACAGAATCCATATTCATCCACATGCAGTATATACACGGATATGCATGCAtgcatatacggtatatatatatatatatatatatatatatatatatatatatatatatatatatatatatatatatatatatatttcattgtGTCATTGTAAGATATGGTGCATTTTGCAATCCATGCCTCAAAATTACTGGTGGATTATTGAAGACGCGAGAGGCATAAGTGGGATTCTTTATGATAAGGGGGATTGCTCCATAATTTGAAGGCAAGGTGGCCATAAACTGTTCTTGAGTCCCTCGAATTCATGTCGTTTTAATTCTGTACAGTCCCTTTAAGAAATAAACTCTAGCGGCAAGGATTTGACTCAAATGTGCTTGTCTTCTGCTAAAACTTTGGGGACCATTATTGTGTCATAGTGTGGGCCCTTTGGAAGACTCTAATTTTCTGGTTGCCAGTCCAACCATGTGTCAGCGGCTGGGGTATGGATGGCAGCAGCTGCCAGTCTAGTATCTGCAGCTTGGTCAGCGACTTGCCAGTAGCAAAAAAACAGATGCAGCAGATCTTACTTCTCATTTTTATGTTTATACTGCCACCTGCTGTCCAGGAGGGGTACACACACCACATTATTCTTCAGATTTATGATATATAAAACATACAGATCAAATATACTACAAATAATCAGATTTTATTATTGACATAATGACAACTTTTTCTCCACCAGCAATAAAAGTGAAGTGATATAATCAGTAGACGGAGACGTTCACCAGTTTATCATAGAAATATCCATCTCATATTTAATGGTAAAAATAAGTCTCATTGTTGAGGGTAATTTTCTCCACCAGCAGTAAATGGGAAGTGAGAAATATATATTCAGGGAACACGATCATTGGGTTTGTCAAATATATGTCCATCTTCTGTGATGTCCCTTCTGTCCACAAGCTCCTCCTGATGTATCTGCTGGGAACAGATTAGACAATAATTACAAAGTTTAATTGTATTTATTAACTGTATGCAGTGGTGGGACATAACATCATTTTCTCCTGTAACGTGCTGTGAAAGGATGGGTTATAACTTGATCCATTTGCTAGAAGTCATTTTATAGCCCATAATACAGTCCATCAAGAACAGCTGAAGTAAAAAAATCAATCTTCAAGTGAAGACAGCAGTGACCTTGTATCATGGTCTGCCACAGGGTAAAGTACATCTTTTTCCCGCTCTTGGGTGAACAGCAAGAAAACGGAGAGACCGTACCCCACAGAACAGCAGTAGTACATTGTTAACAAGAGGAACAGACACTTATTTTCCATAGAAGATTCAGCAGTGAACAAATGACATCagctttaggccccattcacacagtttttttgttgtaggcagaaaattctgcctgtaaaaatcagctccggttttttgacgtggttttgcaccacaggccactttttacctctttctttaacaggcaaaggaaaaaaacatgagaggtttttgccataaaacgcataaaaaaaactagCAAAAAAACGTTGCGGCCCttagcagcattttttttctgtctcccattgatttcaatggggtttttgaggcggtaaACGCCTCaatatagggcatgttgcttctttttcccattcttgggaaaaaaaacgcctccacctcccattgaaatcaatgggggcaatttcggcagttttttgccgcggttttagAAAACTCAGAAAGGGCCAGAAAGAGGACGCTTCATGTGTCAGGTTATTGGAGGGGAAAAAAATGCTGCTTCATGTCAGCACTGAAAGTAGTGTAGAAGTTGTGGCTACAAATAAGTCATCAATGGACTCCAGGGACTAGGACAATCTTacagaaataaaatataaaatgtaatttcAATATAAGTGGTAGATAATCTGATATATGTACCTGATGGTATAAGCTCCTTGTCCATATAATTATACGATtgatgaggatgaggatgatgatgatgaggatgatgatgaggatgatgatgaggatgatgatgatgacgaggatgatgatgatgatatattGGACTCCTCCTGCCCTTTCTAGAACAGGCGTCTCCTCCAGATAATGTAGATGATTCCCTTTTCTTCACATGTTACAGGTTACTCCTCCACCTCCACATCATTAGGACGGTTGTTCTGCTTCCAGAAAGTAAGAGTGTCTCCTCCTCTAGATAAGATGGATGACCACTCCTCAAGATGGTAAGGATGCTTTCTCTATCTCTAGATGGTATCGGGAACCTCTTCTGCCTCAAGGCTTCTTCCTCCTCAAGATACAATGGGGGACGTTTTCCCACCCAGTTACGGTGGATGACTTCCACTCCAGATAGTAAGGTCAACTCCTCTGCTTTTATATCTTAAGAGCACCTCCAGATAATAAGAGTGCCTCCTCTAATTCTTGATGGTAAAGggggtctcctcctcctcccccatgtgagacaaatgactcctcctgatggtaatggcgcctcatttgtctcttgatggtacaggcgccgcctcctCCTTCAGACTCCTCCAGATAGTAAGGGGGTCTGCTCCTCCTCAATTTGATGGTCCTGTATAACCTAGAGTGGAGATATAAGAAGAAAACATGTCAAAAGAATATAAACAGGAGATCTGTATCTAATTGTAGGAATATCATATTCCACATTTCTAAGCTCCATGTCACACTCCTATTCCCTGATATTCCTGCCATTTATTGATTTCTCTTTCTTGTCCCTTCCGCTAGTGTGCTCTGTGGTTTGGTTTGTATCCTCAGGTTGATTTTTGGTTTTTCCCATTTACCTTTTTTGCATTTTCCCTACTGCTATTGTGTATGACATTGGACTGTTGACTATTCTCCTGTCTGCTGATTTACTGCTGTTTTGACCCTCTTGGTTTTTGGACGTGGCTTTACTGTGTTTATGATATTGGTTATTATTTCGGCTCTGACGCTCCTGCTCCGTTACTGACGTTTCCTAGTTAAACATTTCTACCTGTCCGCCCCACCTGCCAGGAGCAGCCTGGTGAAAGCAATATTCCTTACCACCATCAGGGATACTCGGGGTTTGCTAGCTAGGACCCTGATAGTGGGTTTACACTTATATGGGCGGATTATCTTGCTTTAAGCCGTCCCCTAGAACTTGGGGGGTTGTAGGGCTAGATCGCCAGCTCTTGATGAGTCAGGCAGCTAGTGCCAAGTCTTGCAGTGGGTGCGCATTTGCTGGACTGATACTTTTGTCAGTCACATTAcactccatataaaaatattatgaacCACAGCGCCCCCCAATTCCTTTTACAAAATATACAGGTCTGGCCTGTTGTCCATGTGCgccattttatggtatataaaaaTGGTTGATCACTTGGATAAATATTATTAAACCCACACGAACAGCAGAGTAATACTTTATATTCATAGTAGAGAAGTAAACaggttggatccagcgttgctgtgaaTTGTCCAAGTTTAATGAGGATATGTAAAATTAGGATCGATCTGGATGATGTCCatatagccatgattaagaacgcagctagcgtttgaaacgcgtaggcctctCCAAATCTTCCCACATCTCTCCTAGCACTTGAGGACATCATCCAGATCGATCCTAATTTTAAATatcctcattaaacttggaacaagttctttttaattcacagcaacgctggatccaacctGTTTACTTCTCTACTGTCTATGcatcgcgtgccgacgcgaggatccgtgcggtgaTCAACGTACAAAATCCACGtacaaaaggtgagctggaggttccgtcTCCCCCTCTTTTTTTTTCATACAACTTTATATTCATACTTTATGTCTGAGGAGCAGGACAGTCGGTTGTGTCCTAAGAGGATTTTGGGTACTCACTTTTACAGATGTTCAGCGCCCCAGCAGCAGAACAGAGATCTCAGCCtaaaaaagaaggaaaaacagACATGACTTTCATGACATCAGGACACGTGTTCTGGGGACACGGCAGTGATGAGAATAGTCTTTATACTGGAGAGAAGGGAGTCAGGGATTTACATTACAGCCATTATCCGCTCTGGTATTTACCTGGATAGGAGACTGCTTCTCTTGATGCTTTTTCTACTGAAGAGAAATGACCAAGAAATGGGCAGAAATAAATGATTAGTTTAATTAAACCGGAGACGTGGATCACATTATATAGAAAAGGAAATAAAGAAAAGGTATTGTTGTAGCCAGGTCACCAGCATATATAATGTTCATTATGATTCTAGTTCTATCCTTGCAGCATTTATTacaagctctgttcacacctgcagtAAAGTCATATTCACTGTTTAACCCCAACGGAGCTGCAGAATAGATTCATTGTTCATCATTTATGTCATGTGTGCCGTATAGAAtggaatataaaaaaatc contains:
- the POU1F1 gene encoding pituitary-specific positive transcription factor 1 isoform X1 codes for the protein MSFQAFVTADTFVPINSDSSATFPLRMHHSTAEYLPVTNHTTNVVSAVPSVLSLVQNPKLSYIYFSVPNVENIPAGLHYPNPSCHYGNQQSTYGVMTGSLPPCLMSASSCTLGHGFAPVHQTLLDDVTTADFKQDFRRKNKAIEEPIDIDSPEIRELEKFANEFKVRRIKLGYTQTNVGEALAAVHGSEFSQTTICRFENLQLSFRNACKLKSILSKWLDEAEQVGALYNEKIGGNERKRKRRTTISIAAKEALESHFGEQSKPSSQEIMRMAESLNLEKEVVRVWFCNRRQREKRVKTSLHQNSFTTFSKDHHECR
- the POU1F1 gene encoding pituitary-specific positive transcription factor 1 isoform X2; the encoded protein is MSFQAFVTADTFVPINSDSSATFPLRMHHSTAEYLPVTNHTTNVVSAAGLHYPNPSCHYGNQQSTYGVMTGSLPPCLMSASSCTLGHGFAPVHQTLLDDVTTADFKQDFRRKNKAIEEPIDIDSPEIRELEKFANEFKVRRIKLGYTQTNVGEALAAVHGSEFSQTTICRFENLQLSFRNACKLKSILSKWLDEAEQVGALYNEKIGGNERKRKRRTTISIAAKEALESHFGEQSKPSSQEIMRMAESLNLEKEVVRVWFCNRRQREKRVKTSLHQNSFTTFSKDHHECR